The Misgurnus anguillicaudatus chromosome 21, ASM2758022v2, whole genome shotgun sequence genome includes a window with the following:
- the tspan18a gene encoding tetraspanin-18a isoform X1, whose translation MGQGDASARGTRMEGDCLSCIKYLMFIFNFFIFLGGAFLLGVGIWVLVDPTGFREIVAVNPLLFTGVYAILVMGGMLFLLGFLGCCGAIRENKCLLLFFFMLILIIFLAELAVAILAFIFREHLTRDYFSKELKTHYQGSNSTDVFTSTWNAIMTTFDCCGVNSAEDFDDHSLFRRLNPNRLVPEVCCQRNDLMMSRDECVKGIMPIRNKGCYSAVMDYFETYIYMAGALAIVVLTIELFAMVFAMCLFKGIQ comes from the exons GGGCAGGGAGACGCTTCGGCGAGAGGCACAAGGATGGAGGGAGATTGTCTCAGCTGCATCAAGTACCTCATGTTCATCTTCAACTTCTTCATTTTT CTTGGAGGTGCATTCCTTTTAGGGGTGGGAATCTGGGTGCTGGTGGATCCGACAGGTTTCCGGGAGATTGTGGCAGTCAACCCTCTACTGTTTACTGGAGTCTATGCAATCTTAGTCATGGGTGGGATGTTGTTCCTCCTGGGATTCTTGGGCTGCTGTGGAGCCATACGGGAAAATAAATGCCTTCTACTCTTT TTCTTCATGCTGATTCTCATCATATTTCTGGCAGAGCTCGCTGTGGCGATTCTGGCTTTCATATTTCGGGAGCAT CTCACCAGGGATTACTTCAGCAAGGAACTGAAAACACATTACCAAGGCAGCAACAGCACCGATGTCTTCACCTCCACGTGGAATGCAATTATGACCACA TTTGATTGTTGTGGGGTAAACAGTGCTGAAGACTTTGATGATCACAGTCTCTTCAGACGGCTGAACCCCAACAGACTGGTGCCGGAGGTCTGTTGCCAGAGGAACGATCTGATGATGAGCAGGGACGAGTGTGTCAAGGGGATCATGCCGATTCGTAACAAG GGCTGTTATTCAGCGGTGATGGACTATTTTGAGACATACATCTATATGGCTGGTGCACTTGCTATTGTGGTGCTGACTATTGAA CTTTTTGCCATGGTATTTGctatgtgtttgtttaaaggaaTCCAGTAA
- the tspan18a gene encoding tetraspanin-18a isoform X2: MEGDCLSCIKYLMFIFNFFIFLGGAFLLGVGIWVLVDPTGFREIVAVNPLLFTGVYAILVMGGMLFLLGFLGCCGAIRENKCLLLFFFMLILIIFLAELAVAILAFIFREHLTRDYFSKELKTHYQGSNSTDVFTSTWNAIMTTFDCCGVNSAEDFDDHSLFRRLNPNRLVPEVCCQRNDLMMSRDECVKGIMPIRNKGCYSAVMDYFETYIYMAGALAIVVLTIELFAMVFAMCLFKGIQ, encoded by the exons ATGGAGGGAGATTGTCTCAGCTGCATCAAGTACCTCATGTTCATCTTCAACTTCTTCATTTTT CTTGGAGGTGCATTCCTTTTAGGGGTGGGAATCTGGGTGCTGGTGGATCCGACAGGTTTCCGGGAGATTGTGGCAGTCAACCCTCTACTGTTTACTGGAGTCTATGCAATCTTAGTCATGGGTGGGATGTTGTTCCTCCTGGGATTCTTGGGCTGCTGTGGAGCCATACGGGAAAATAAATGCCTTCTACTCTTT TTCTTCATGCTGATTCTCATCATATTTCTGGCAGAGCTCGCTGTGGCGATTCTGGCTTTCATATTTCGGGAGCAT CTCACCAGGGATTACTTCAGCAAGGAACTGAAAACACATTACCAAGGCAGCAACAGCACCGATGTCTTCACCTCCACGTGGAATGCAATTATGACCACA TTTGATTGTTGTGGGGTAAACAGTGCTGAAGACTTTGATGATCACAGTCTCTTCAGACGGCTGAACCCCAACAGACTGGTGCCGGAGGTCTGTTGCCAGAGGAACGATCTGATGATGAGCAGGGACGAGTGTGTCAAGGGGATCATGCCGATTCGTAACAAG GGCTGTTATTCAGCGGTGATGGACTATTTTGAGACATACATCTATATGGCTGGTGCACTTGCTATTGTGGTGCTGACTATTGAA CTTTTTGCCATGGTATTTGctatgtgtttgtttaaaggaaTCCAGTAA
- the LOC129441647 gene encoding uncharacterized protein isoform X4, which yields MMAKQRAVYFSAAELQLLMEGYEEVRDLIKTKGNTIAAAKVRQDAWRKIAAKLNASNMGPKRTWQQVKVKYKNVIQGANKRKAAMKRTRGDPLPTKEEYITEEENDLDAPIIESIVGGCCSDPGDVASCSSYVKVTEHGLTLLQPPTLSEEEQEEPEPVDDVKVLYKKYLQAEISNRRQEMAYRALKMRKVQKEIELLDRKLAVC from the exons ATGATGGCTAAACAGCGCGCGGTTTACTTCAGTGCTGCTGAGCTGCAACTTCTAATGGAGGGATATGAAGAAGTTAGGGATTTAATAAAAACTAAAGGAAATACTATAGCGGCTGCAAAAGTACGACAAGATGCGTGGCGAAAAATAGCCGCTAAATTAAATGC GTCTAATATGGGACCCAAAAGGACGTGGCAGCAAGTTAAGGTGAAATATAAGAACGTCATCCAAGGTG CAAATAAGAGAAAGGCTGCCATGAAGAGGACAAGAGGAGACCCACTCCCAACAAAAGAGGAGTACATAACTGAAGAGGAGAATGATTTGGATGCCCCTATCATAGAGAGTATAGTTGGAGGATGCTGCTCTGATCCAGGAGATGTGGCGAGCTGCAGCAGTTATGTCAAAG tgACTGAACATGGATTGACACTACTTCAGCCACCTACATTATCGGAAGAAGAGCAAGAGGAGCCT GAACCTGTGGATGATGTTAAGGTTCTATACAAGAAATATCTACAAGCAGAGATCTCCAACAGAAGGCAAGAAATGGCATACAGGGCCTTAAAAATGCGAAAAGTACAGAAGGAGATAGAGTTGTTGGACAGAAAGTTGGCA GTTTGCTGA
- the LOC129441647 gene encoding uncharacterized protein isoform X1 produces the protein MMAKQRAVYFSAAELQLLMEGYEEVRDLIKTKGNTIAAAKVRQDAWRKIAAKLNASNMGPKRTWQQVKVKYKNVIQGANKRKAAMKRTRGDPLPTKEEYITEEENDLDAPIIESIVGGCCSDPGDVASCSSYVKVTEHGLTLLQPPTLSEEEQEEPEPVDDVKVLYKKYLQAEISNRRQEMAYRALKMRKVQKEIELLDRKLAVSVTLCY, from the exons ATGATGGCTAAACAGCGCGCGGTTTACTTCAGTGCTGCTGAGCTGCAACTTCTAATGGAGGGATATGAAGAAGTTAGGGATTTAATAAAAACTAAAGGAAATACTATAGCGGCTGCAAAAGTACGACAAGATGCGTGGCGAAAAATAGCCGCTAAATTAAATGC GTCTAATATGGGACCCAAAAGGACGTGGCAGCAAGTTAAGGTGAAATATAAGAACGTCATCCAAGGTG CAAATAAGAGAAAGGCTGCCATGAAGAGGACAAGAGGAGACCCACTCCCAACAAAAGAGGAGTACATAACTGAAGAGGAGAATGATTTGGATGCCCCTATCATAGAGAGTATAGTTGGAGGATGCTGCTCTGATCCAGGAGATGTGGCGAGCTGCAGCAGTTATGTCAAAG tgACTGAACATGGATTGACACTACTTCAGCCACCTACATTATCGGAAGAAGAGCAAGAGGAGCCT GAACCTGTGGATGATGTTAAGGTTCTATACAAGAAATATCTACAAGCAGAGATCTCCAACAGAAGGCAAGAAATGGCATACAGGGCCTTAAAAATGCGAAAAGTACAGAAGGAGATAGAGTTGTTGGACAGAAAGTTGGCAGTAAGTGTGACGTTATGTTATTGA
- the LOC129441647 gene encoding uncharacterized protein isoform X3, whose translation MMAKQRAVYFSAAELQLLMEGYEEVRDLIKTKGNTIAAAKVRQDAWRKIAAKLNASNMGPKRTWQQVKVKYKNVIQGANKRKAAMKRTRGDPLPTKEEYITEEENDLDAPIIESIVGGCCSDPGDVASCSSYVKVTEHGLTLLQPPTLSEEEQEEPEPVDDVKVLYKKYLQAEISNRRQEMAYRALKMRKVQKEIELLDRKLAADP comes from the exons ATGATGGCTAAACAGCGCGCGGTTTACTTCAGTGCTGCTGAGCTGCAACTTCTAATGGAGGGATATGAAGAAGTTAGGGATTTAATAAAAACTAAAGGAAATACTATAGCGGCTGCAAAAGTACGACAAGATGCGTGGCGAAAAATAGCCGCTAAATTAAATGC GTCTAATATGGGACCCAAAAGGACGTGGCAGCAAGTTAAGGTGAAATATAAGAACGTCATCCAAGGTG CAAATAAGAGAAAGGCTGCCATGAAGAGGACAAGAGGAGACCCACTCCCAACAAAAGAGGAGTACATAACTGAAGAGGAGAATGATTTGGATGCCCCTATCATAGAGAGTATAGTTGGAGGATGCTGCTCTGATCCAGGAGATGTGGCGAGCTGCAGCAGTTATGTCAAAG tgACTGAACATGGATTGACACTACTTCAGCCACCTACATTATCGGAAGAAGAGCAAGAGGAGCCT GAACCTGTGGATGATGTTAAGGTTCTATACAAGAAATATCTACAAGCAGAGATCTCCAACAGAAGGCAAGAAATGGCATACAGGGCCTTAAAAATGCGAAAAGTACAGAAGGAGATAGAGTTGTTGGACAGAAAGTTGGCA GCTGATCCTTGA
- the LOC129441647 gene encoding uncharacterized protein isoform X2, protein MMAKQRAVYFSAAELQLLMEGYEEVRDLIKTKGNTIAAAKVRQDAWRKIAAKLNASNMGPKRTWQQVKVKYKNVIQANKRKAAMKRTRGDPLPTKEEYITEEENDLDAPIIESIVGGCCSDPGDVASCSSYVKVTEHGLTLLQPPTLSEEEQEEPEPVDDVKVLYKKYLQAEISNRRQEMAYRALKMRKVQKEIELLDRKLAVSVTLCY, encoded by the exons ATGATGGCTAAACAGCGCGCGGTTTACTTCAGTGCTGCTGAGCTGCAACTTCTAATGGAGGGATATGAAGAAGTTAGGGATTTAATAAAAACTAAAGGAAATACTATAGCGGCTGCAAAAGTACGACAAGATGCGTGGCGAAAAATAGCCGCTAAATTAAATGC GTCTAATATGGGACCCAAAAGGACGTGGCAGCAAGTTAAGGTGAAATATAAGAACGTCATCCAAG CAAATAAGAGAAAGGCTGCCATGAAGAGGACAAGAGGAGACCCACTCCCAACAAAAGAGGAGTACATAACTGAAGAGGAGAATGATTTGGATGCCCCTATCATAGAGAGTATAGTTGGAGGATGCTGCTCTGATCCAGGAGATGTGGCGAGCTGCAGCAGTTATGTCAAAG tgACTGAACATGGATTGACACTACTTCAGCCACCTACATTATCGGAAGAAGAGCAAGAGGAGCCT GAACCTGTGGATGATGTTAAGGTTCTATACAAGAAATATCTACAAGCAGAGATCTCCAACAGAAGGCAAGAAATGGCATACAGGGCCTTAAAAATGCGAAAAGTACAGAAGGAGATAGAGTTGTTGGACAGAAAGTTGGCAGTAAGTGTGACGTTATGTTATTGA